In Oryzias latipes chromosome 15, ASM223467v1, the following proteins share a genomic window:
- the got1 gene encoding aspartate aminotransferase, cytoplasmic, producing MSVFRDVQQAAPVAVFKLTQDFNNDPFPNKVNLGVGAYKTDEGKPWVLPVVKKVEKLIVHDDRLNHEYLPILGLPEFRSSASKIALGDDSPAIREDRVGAVQCLGGTGALKMGAEFLRRFYNGNNNTKTPIYVSAPTWENHNGVFTNAGFEDVRPYKYWDAEKRGLDLAGLLSDLESCPERSIFVLHACAHNPTGTDPTQEQWKKIAEVMMRRKLFPFFDSAYQGFASGNLEKDAWALRYFVSKGFEMFCAQSFSKNFGLYNERVGNLTIVARDSDNLKRVLSQMEKIVRITWSNPPSQGARVVSLTLTSPDLFSEWKENVKTMADRVLLMRAQLRAKLEVLGTPGTWSHITDQIGMFSFTGLNPKQVEYMIKEKHVYLMASGRINMCGLTSKNINYVAESIHEAVTKVQ from the exons aTGTCGGTGTTCCGTGATGTCCAACAAGCAGCCCCCGTTGCGGTCTTCAAGCTAACGCAGGACTTTAACAACGACCCGTTTCCCAATAAGGTGAACCTCGGGGTTGGAG CTTACAAGACAGACGAAGGCAAGCCCTGGGTTTTGCCGGTGGTTAAAAAGGTGGAGAAGCTCATTGTGCACGATGACAGACTAAACCACGAGTATTTGCCCATCCTGGGCTTGCCCGAGTTCAGATCCTCTGCTTCCAAGATCGCGCTTGGAGACGACAGTCCTGCCATCCGGGAGGACAGG GTGGGGGCCGTCCAGTGTCTGGGGGGTACCGGCGCTTTGAAGATGGGTGCAGAGTTCCTCAGGCGATTCTATAATGGAAACAATAACACTAAAACACCCATCTACGTGTCAGCACCGACTTGGG aaaaTCACAATGGTGTTTTCACCAACGCTGGGTTTGAGGACGTTCGTCCGTACAAGTACTGGGATGCAGAGAAAAGAGGCCTCGACTTGGCTGGCCTTCTCAGTGATTTAGAA AGTTGTCCAGAACGCTCCATCTTTGTCCTGCACGCCTGTGCCCATAATCCCACCGGAACAGACCCAACACAGGAGCAATGGAAGAAAATAGCTGAAGTTATGATG AGGAGGAAGCTGTTTCCGTTTTTTGACTCAGCCTATCAGGGATTCGCCTCAGGGAACCTGGAGAAGGACGCGTGGGCTCTCCGCTACTTTGTCTCCAAAGGCTTCGAGATGTTCTGCGCTCAGTCATTCTCCAAGAACTTTGGCCTCTACA ATGAGCGTGTGGGCAACCTGACCATTGTAGCTCGTGACTCCGACAACCTAAAGAGGGTTCTCTCCCAGATGGAGAAGATCGTCCGGATCACTTGGTCCAACCCGCCGTCTCAAGGAGCTCGTGTAGTTTCCCTCACTCTGACCTCACCTGACCTCTTCTCTGAATG gaaGGAGAACGTAAAGACCATGGCTGACAGGGTCTTGCTGATGAGGGCTCAGCTTCGAGCAAAACTTGAAGTTCTGGGTACACCAGGGACCTGGAGCCACATCACAGACCAGATAGGCATGTTTAGCTTTACAGGCTTGAACC caaaACAAGTGGAGTACATGATAAAAGAGAAACATGTCT